The DNA segment TCGACCTTGTCACAGGGTGCATTATAGCGGCGCATTTGCATAAGACTATCGTCAACAAGTTAAAAAACGTCAACTTGGCGTAGCTGTATTGCTATTCACCTCATGTCGGGAACTTGACGCCGTACTTGCCTAACACTCTGTATGTGACAGTTGCACGGTCGTTAATTAAGTCAACATTGCCAGGCCGAACGCCGTCGGTTAAGTGAGTGCAACAAATTCAGTGCGGGGCCTGGCAGCGCCCAGCGGCGTAAATTGCGATTATCGAATGACCGTCCGATAATCGCCCAATGTTGGCGCCCTTGCCTTGTACATCCGTTGCCTGCCGGCTTGTAATGGCGCTTGAAAATAAGAGAAAGGACCTGAAATGAACGATCAATTGCGCAACTCCTTTGCCTCAGTGGCGCCGCCGATCGTTGCGTCACCGGCCAAGCGCATCCAGGCGTTTACCGGCGACCCGGATTTCATGACCTCCCTGGCCCGCGGGCTGGCCGTGGTACAGGCGTTCCAGGAGCGCAAGCGGCACCTGACCATCGCCCAGATCAGCCATCGCACGGAAATCCCCCGCGCTGCCGTCAGGCGTTGCCTGCATACCTTGATCAAACTCGGCTACGCCACCACCGACGGGCGCACGTACTCCCTGCTGCCCAAGGTCCTGACCCTGGGCCATGCCTATCTGTCGTCCACGCCCCTGGCGGTTTCTGCCCAGCCTTACCTGGACCGCATGAGTGAGCAGCTTCATGAAGCCTGCAACATGGCGACCCTGGAGGGCGACGACATCCTCTATATCGCCCGATCCGCCACCACCCAACGCCTGATTTCGGTGGATCTTTCGGTCGGTGGCCGACTGCCAGCTTATTGCACCTCCATGGGCCGAATCCTCCTGGCGGCCCTGGATGACGCGTCGCTGCAGGACTACCTGGACCATGCCGACCTGCAAACCAAGACCAGCCGCACCCTGACCACGCCGCAAGCCTTGCTTGAATGCCTGCAACAAGTGCGGCAACAGGGCTGGTGCATTGTCGACCAGGAACTGGAGCAGGGTCTGCGCTCCATCGCCGTGCCGGTGTATGACGCGTCCGGCCAGGTATTGGCTGCGCTGAATGTCAGCACCCACGCCGGGCGGGTCAGCCGCAGTGAGCTGGAACAACGTTTCCTGCCGAGCATGCTCTGCGCCAGCCAGGAGCTGAGTGCCCAGTTGTTTGCTTAAGCTGTTCGGTGACCGCACAGATCCCGGTTTGACGAATTGACGGTGTTTCCCCTGGCTCATTAATGTCGCGGCAGCGTGATTGACCGCGACAGCCTCTACCGCCGCGGTTTCGGTTTCGCCCCAATAATAATGACGACTCGCCGTCGTCCGCCCGCCATCGGTGTGGAAATAAAAATAATGAATCAGCCTTCGCCTTCTGTTGGTACATGTCTGGACGTGCAGTCCTTTATCAATGCGCAACCGCTGTCCCGCTATCAATGGCGGGTGGTG comes from the Pseudomonas shahriarae genome and includes:
- the pcaR gene encoding pca regulon transcriptional regulator PcaR, which gives rise to MNDQLRNSFASVAPPIVASPAKRIQAFTGDPDFMTSLARGLAVVQAFQERKRHLTIAQISHRTEIPRAAVRRCLHTLIKLGYATTDGRTYSLLPKVLTLGHAYLSSTPLAVSAQPYLDRMSEQLHEACNMATLEGDDILYIARSATTQRLISVDLSVGGRLPAYCTSMGRILLAALDDASLQDYLDHADLQTKTSRTLTTPQALLECLQQVRQQGWCIVDQELEQGLRSIAVPVYDASGQVLAALNVSTHAGRVSRSELEQRFLPSMLCASQELSAQLFA